The genome window CTGAACTGTTCCAGCATGGTGACGAATCCGCTCTGGTCCACCTCCGGGGTCTGGATCACGTAGGCGTAGGCCCGTATCAGCCGGCGATCGCTCACGGCGGCCTGCATGAGCTTCTCGAAATCCACCCGCGCCGCCATGCCGTGCTGTTGCCGGGCGGCATACCACATGTTCTGCACGTCGATGAAGAGGGCGACCCTTTCAGATTCCGCGCCGCTTTCTTCGCTGAACTGTTCGATCCGCCGCTGCATCTCCCTGACGCGGTCTTCCAGGATCCGATTCCGTTTTTCCAGGTCCGCGCCGTACCGGCGGGCTTCGATCAAGGCCGGGTCGGTATCCTCCATCCGGCGCGCGTCCTCCTGCCCCTCGTTCAGAACGGGATCGTCCCGCAGGTAGGGGGACGCCGTCTCTTCCGATACGCCGGACCGGGGTTGAAAAGCCGGTATCCGGTTCAGGCGTTCTATGGCCGGCGCGTAAACCGCCTCCCGTTCGTCCAGCAACATGGCGAAGGTCATCCGTCCGCACTCCCGGGTATAGGCGTCGGTCCTGTCACTCAACAGGGAATTTATGCCTTCGGGGGACGACCTCCCGATCTGTTCGATCTCCCGTGAACTGGTCTGAACCAGGGTCCGGATGACCTGTGCGGCCGTGACTTCCCGCTCGAAGCAGTCCCCGGCGAGCTGCGCGGCGAGCGTATGCATCGCCGTAGTCGCCAGGTCCCGCCCGTCCCGGACCAGTCCGCAGATGTGCAGCAGCTTGACGATCAGTTGCCGGTCGAGGGCGAGTTCCAGGACTCGGGCAAGCCCCTTCTCGTCGATCCTGCTGAAAAGATGCCGGTAATCCGCAAGCGCGGTTTTCGAGTTTTCCATGGTTCCACCGTGCGTTCGACAGGTTGCCGCGGAGCTTCGCGGCCGGTCAACCCGCCAGGGACGACAACCCCTCCTCTACCCGGTCCATGCCCCTTTCGATCACGTCCAGGGTGGTTGCGTAGGAAAACCTCAGGCAGCCCTCGGACCCGAAGGCGGCGCCCGGCGCCGAAATCACCTGGTACGCCTCGAGCAGGTACATGGCCAGGTCCAGCGATCCTTCGATGGGGCTGCCGTCGGGCCGCCTGCGGCCCAGATACGCCGACAAGTCGGGAAACACGTAGAACGCGCCGCCGGGCCGGGCGCACGCCACGCCTTCCATGTTCCGCAGCCTTCCCATGATGTAGTTCCGCCGCCGGTCGAACGCCTTGATCATGGGGGGCAGGAAGTCCTCGGGGCCGATCAGCGCGGCGATGGCCGCGTGCTGGGTGATGGCGCTCGGATGCAAGACTGTCTGTCCCTGGAATTTCGAGACCAGATCCATCACCTCGGCGGGACCGGCGGCGTAACCCAGTCGCCATCCGGTCATGGCGTACGCCTTGGACAGTCCGTTGACCACCAGCGCCTGTTCCTTCATCCGCGGATGGAGGGCCGCGATGCTTATGTGGCGATGGCCGTCATACAGGATCTTCTCGTACAGTTCGTCCGTTATGACGTATATCCCCGCATCCATGACCACTTCGGCGATGGCGGCGAGTTCGTCCCTCGAGTACACCATGCCCGTGGGATTGGAGGGAGAGTTGAGCAGGAGCGCCCTGGTCTTCGGCGTAATCGCGGACCGCACCTGGCCGGCCGTCGCCTTGAAAGAAGCGTCCGGTCCCGTGTTCAGCACCACCGGAACGGCGCCCGCGAGTTTGACCATCTCGGGATAACTGACCCAGTAGGGCGCCGGGACGAGTACCTCGTCGCCTTCGTCGCAGATCACGTAGAGCAGGTTGTACAGGGCGTGCTTGCCGCCGGAGGTCGTCGCGATCTGGTTCGGCGCGTATTCGAGCCCGTTGTCCCTGGCCAGCTTGCGGCAGATCGCTTCCTTGAGGTCCAGGATGCCGGTCGCGGGCGTGTACCGGGTGAGGTTGTCCCGGATCGCCGCCATGCCGGCTTCCTTGATGTGGTCGGGCGTGGGGAAGTCCGGTTCGCCCACGGCGAAGTTGAAAACCTCGACGCCTTCGCGTTTCATCGCGATGGCCCGCTCGTTGAGTGCGGTGGTCGCGGAGGGTGCGAT of Gemmatimonadota bacterium contains these proteins:
- a CDS encoding pyridoxal phosphate-dependent aminotransferase gives rise to the protein MPAIRPLSRKLDRIAPSATTALNERAIAMKREGVEVFNFAVGEPDFPTPDHIKEAGMAAIRDNLTRYTPATGILDLKEAICRKLARDNGLEYAPNQIATTSGGKHALYNLLYVICDEGDEVLVPAPYWVSYPEMVKLAGAVPVVLNTGPDASFKATAGQVRSAITPKTRALLLNSPSNPTGMVYSRDELAAIAEVVMDAGIYVITDELYEKILYDGHRHISIAALHPRMKEQALVVNGLSKAYAMTGWRLGYAAGPAEVMDLVSKFQGQTVLHPSAITQHAAIAALIGPEDFLPPMIKAFDRRRNYIMGRLRNMEGVACARPGGAFYVFPDLSAYLGRRRPDGSPIEGSLDLAMYLLEAYQVISAPGAAFGSEGCLRFSYATTLDVIERGMDRVEEGLSSLAG